From the genome of Maribacter algicola, one region includes:
- a CDS encoding amidohydrolase — protein MTKRLFTFVMCLSCAMLTFAQKKYSKKQIEKFKSEANDLIETDKKMAQVMVDKIFSFAELGFQEEESSKYLTGVLQENGFEIEHSLSGIPTSWFAKWSNGEGPVIALGSDVDCIPKASQYPGVAYHKPIVEGAPGHGEGHNAGIPLNIMSALAVKEIMEKENIGGTLILWPGIAEELVAAKAWYVRDGLFDDIDMCIFTHVGNNLGVSYGPTRGTGLISVEYSFEGEAAHSAGSPWRGRSALDAAELMNIAWNYKREHLHPLKRSHSIFTDAGDQPNVVPSKAAIWFYFRDIKYEGIMEMYDLANDMAKGAALMTGTTMSSKVLGTAWPRHYNKVIAETMYDNIKQVGLPQWSEADQTLAKAVQTEVGSEKIEGLPLELDPLGLPVEEPVSGGSDDIGDISWKVPTVTMRFPSNIPGLQGHHWSNAIAMATPIAHKGVVAGAKAEAMTILDFLTKPELLEGAWDYFKNVQQKETTYKPMIAETDMPPIYLNTDKQGQFRDELQKYYYDETKFDSYLEQLGVEYPTLKE, from the coding sequence ATGACAAAAAGACTATTCACGTTCGTCATGTGCCTTTCCTGTGCCATGCTGACCTTCGCCCAGAAAAAGTATTCCAAAAAACAGATTGAAAAGTTTAAATCGGAGGCCAATGACCTTATCGAAACCGATAAAAAAATGGCCCAGGTCATGGTGGACAAGATCTTTAGTTTTGCCGAGCTTGGCTTTCAAGAAGAGGAATCTTCCAAATACCTTACCGGGGTATTGCAGGAAAATGGGTTTGAAATTGAACATTCCTTGTCCGGCATTCCCACCTCATGGTTCGCGAAATGGAGCAACGGGGAAGGCCCTGTTATCGCTTTGGGCAGCGATGTGGACTGTATTCCAAAGGCATCCCAATATCCTGGAGTGGCTTATCACAAACCCATCGTTGAGGGAGCGCCAGGACACGGTGAAGGCCACAATGCCGGAATTCCCTTGAATATCATGTCGGCCCTGGCCGTAAAGGAAATCATGGAAAAGGAAAATATCGGGGGAACCTTGATTCTTTGGCCAGGTATCGCAGAAGAACTGGTTGCCGCAAAAGCTTGGTATGTGCGAGATGGTCTTTTTGATGATATCGACATGTGTATTTTTACCCATGTGGGTAATAATCTCGGCGTTTCCTATGGACCTACTAGAGGTACCGGGCTTATTTCCGTAGAGTATTCCTTTGAAGGTGAGGCAGCACATTCCGCCGGTTCCCCATGGCGCGGAAGAAGTGCACTGGATGCTGCGGAGTTGATGAACATTGCCTGGAATTATAAGAGGGAACACTTGCATCCCTTGAAAAGATCACATTCCATCTTTACCGATGCGGGTGATCAGCCCAACGTAGTTCCTTCCAAGGCTGCTATTTGGTTTTATTTTAGAGATATTAAGTACGAAGGTATCATGGAAATGTATGATCTGGCCAATGACATGGCCAAAGGAGCTGCATTGATGACGGGTACTACCATGAGCTCTAAAGTACTGGGAACTGCGTGGCCAAGACATTATAACAAGGTCATTGCGGAAACCATGTACGATAATATCAAGCAAGTGGGACTTCCGCAATGGTCAGAAGCCGACCAAACCTTGGCCAAGGCCGTACAAACAGAGGTTGGTTCCGAAAAAATAGAAGGTTTGCCCCTAGAATTGGATCCATTAGGACTTCCAGTAGAAGAGCCTGTAAGTGGCGGGTCTGACGATATTGGCGATATTTCGTGGAAAGTACCTACCGTGACCATGCGCTTTCCTTCCAATATTCCGGGATTGCAGGGACATCATTGGAGCAATGCAATCGCCATGGCTACTCCAATTGCTCACAAGGGTGTAGTTGCCGGGGCTAAGGCGGAAGCCATGACCATCTTGGATTTTTTAACGAAGCCCGAACTTCTTGAAGGTGCTTGGGATTATTTTAAAAATGTGCAACAAAAGGAAACTACGTATAAGCCTATGATTGCTGAAACTGATATGCCTCCGATCTATTTGAACACGGATAAGCAAGGTCAGTTTAGGGATGAATTGCAAAAGTATTATTACGATGAAACCAAATTTGACAGCTATTTGGAACAATTGGGGGTTGAATATCCCACCCTTAAGGAATAG
- a CDS encoding winged helix-turn-helix transcriptional regulator has product MNNPSEYCPVASCMEEIGSKWKPIILYRVSMGINRFSTLLKNIEGINKQMLSKQLKELEKSEILERKMFAEIPPRVEYSITAKGKTLMPVVQAMKKWGQKPNEKPSGKKPDTKGDQQLPLFG; this is encoded by the coding sequence TTGAACAATCCATCCGAATATTGCCCCGTAGCTTCTTGTATGGAAGAAATAGGAAGTAAGTGGAAGCCGATTATACTCTACAGGGTTTCTATGGGAATCAACCGATTCTCAACGCTTCTTAAGAATATTGAAGGTATCAACAAACAAATGTTGAGCAAACAGTTAAAGGAATTGGAGAAATCCGAAATCCTGGAACGCAAGATGTTTGCTGAAATCCCACCACGTGTCGAATATTCGATTACGGCCAAAGGCAAAACTTTGATGCCGGTCGTTCAAGCCATGAAAAAATGGGGACAAAAACCTAACGAGAAACCATCCGGCAAAAAACCCGATACTAAAGGAGACCAACAGTTGCCTTTGTTCGGCTAA
- a CDS encoding RsmB/NOP family class I SAM-dependent RNA methyltransferase yields the protein MRLHRNLVFAVIDALNLIFNEGEYADKVVQKVLKFDKRWGSRDRGFIAETTYEMVRYKRLYAEIAEVKAPFSRPDLFRMWAVWAVLSGIKLPDWKQLEPTPERRIKGRFDELSKIRKYREAIPDWMDTLCEKALGEKLWTAEIAKLNEPADVILRTNTLKTTKEKLRKSLLDEGIVTEPIKGYPLALRLPERANVFVTQSFKDGLFEVQDASSQLVAELLDVQPGQRVVDTCAGAGGKSLHLAALMENKGQLISMDIYGSKLKELKRRARRNGAHNIEPREITSSKVYKKLYDSADRVLIDAPCTGLGVIRRNPDTKWKLQPDFLDKITKTQQEILRSYSKIVKPGGKLVYATCSILPQENVEQVKSFLASEEGSKFSMVTDKKIYASKSGFDGFYMALLQKDPTA from the coding sequence ATGAGATTGCACAGAAACTTGGTGTTTGCCGTAATAGATGCTTTGAACTTGATATTCAATGAAGGTGAATATGCGGACAAGGTCGTTCAAAAGGTCTTAAAGTTTGACAAACGCTGGGGTTCCCGTGATAGAGGTTTTATCGCCGAAACCACCTACGAAATGGTTCGTTACAAAAGGTTATATGCCGAAATTGCTGAAGTAAAGGCCCCTTTTAGTCGGCCCGATCTATTTCGCATGTGGGCCGTGTGGGCCGTATTGAGCGGAATTAAACTACCGGATTGGAAACAATTGGAACCCACCCCGGAAAGACGCATAAAAGGACGTTTTGACGAATTATCCAAAATTAGAAAATACAGGGAAGCCATTCCAGATTGGATGGATACCCTTTGTGAAAAAGCCTTGGGCGAAAAGTTATGGACCGCGGAGATTGCCAAACTCAATGAACCTGCCGATGTCATTCTAAGAACGAACACCTTAAAAACCACTAAGGAAAAGCTTCGCAAATCGCTTTTGGATGAAGGTATCGTTACCGAACCCATTAAAGGATATCCACTGGCCCTTAGACTCCCCGAGCGGGCCAATGTATTTGTTACCCAAAGTTTTAAGGACGGACTTTTTGAGGTTCAGGATGCCTCCTCCCAATTGGTAGCGGAGCTTTTAGATGTTCAACCTGGGCAACGTGTGGTTGACACCTGTGCAGGTGCTGGTGGAAAATCCCTTCATTTGGCCGCATTGATGGAAAACAAAGGGCAGCTTATTTCCATGGATATCTATGGAAGTAAACTAAAAGAGCTAAAAAGACGCGCCCGAAGAAACGGGGCGCATAATATTGAACCAAGGGAGATTACCTCTTCCAAGGTTTACAAGAAGTTATATGATAGTGCAGATAGGGTTCTTATCGATGCTCCCTGCACCGGGCTTGGGGTTATCCGTAGAAACCCGGATACCAAGTGGAAACTACAGCCGGATTTTTTGGACAAAATCACCAAAACCCAGCAGGAAATCCTTAGAAGTTATAGTAAGATTGTTAAACCAGGTGGGAAACTGGTTTATGCCACTTGTTCTATCCTGCCTCAAGAAAATGTAGAACAGGTAAAGTCCTTTTTAGCGTCTGAAGAAGGAAGTAAATTCTCAATGGTTACCGATAAGAAAATATACGCTTCAAAAAGCGGATTTGACGGCTTTTATATGGCCTTGTTGCAAAAAGATCCCACTGCTTAG
- a CDS encoding WD40/YVTN/BNR-like repeat-containing protein translates to MRLFTVLFFLCCISISCSDQIKPQLFTSVAVEDVFEDSVSIRAIEFLDSNTLAFAGSGGIYGTVDVPSGKVRTNIMKYDSLIPSFRAVAHTNSDFFMLSIGSPALLYKTGERGKMELVYTEVGESVFYDAMMFWNDLEGLAVGDTVDGCLSIIITRDGGQTWKKISCDQLPKGQEGEGAFAASNTNIEIMGDRAWIATTTGKIYHSTDKGKTWEIITTPMENDLDTQGIYSIDFYDQDLGIAIGGDYTRPEVNRGNKMKTLDGGVTWSLIADGQDPGYKSCIQFVPNSNGKGIVAIGFTGISYSSDSGDHWQRLSDEGFYTFRFFNDSIAFAAGKNRIAKLTFRN, encoded by the coding sequence ATGCGCCTTTTCACTGTTCTATTTTTCTTATGCTGTATTTCCATTTCATGCAGTGACCAGATCAAACCCCAATTGTTTACAAGTGTTGCCGTAGAGGATGTCTTTGAAGATTCGGTCAGTATTCGGGCCATCGAATTTTTAGATTCGAATACCTTGGCCTTTGCAGGAAGTGGGGGAATTTACGGAACTGTAGATGTTCCCTCTGGAAAAGTACGGACGAATATCATGAAGTATGACAGCCTAATCCCTTCCTTTAGGGCCGTAGCGCATACGAATTCCGATTTTTTCATGCTTTCCATAGGAAGTCCGGCTCTTCTATATAAAACAGGTGAACGTGGTAAAATGGAATTGGTATACACTGAAGTTGGCGAAAGTGTATTTTATGATGCCATGATGTTTTGGAACGATTTGGAAGGTTTGGCCGTGGGGGATACCGTTGACGGGTGTTTGAGTATCATTATAACAAGGGATGGCGGACAAACCTGGAAGAAGATATCATGTGACCAACTTCCTAAGGGGCAGGAAGGAGAAGGTGCCTTTGCTGCGAGCAATACCAACATTGAAATAATGGGGGATCGGGCTTGGATAGCCACAACTACCGGCAAAATCTATCATTCGACGGATAAGGGCAAAACATGGGAAATTATTACTACCCCAATGGAGAATGACTTAGACACACAAGGTATTTATTCCATTGATTTTTATGACCAAGATTTGGGGATTGCCATAGGAGGTGATTATACCCGGCCCGAAGTAAATCGGGGAAATAAAATGAAAACTTTGGATGGTGGGGTCACTTGGAGCCTAATAGCGGATGGTCAAGATCCAGGGTATAAAAGTTGTATCCAATTTGTTCCAAATTCAAATGGAAAGGGTATTGTGGCCATTGGATTTACCGGGATTTCCTACTCGTCTGACAGTGGTGACCATTGGCAGCGACTAAGTGATGAGGGGTTTTATACTTTTCGTTTTTTTAATGATAGTATTGCCTTCGCTGCGGGCAAAAATCGTATTGCCAAACTAACTTTTAGGAACTAA
- a CDS encoding RNA polymerase sigma factor → MIAEETLIKELKAKETQSTAFETLVSNYKERLYWHIRRIVLNHDDADDVLQNTFIKVYRNIEGFKGESKLFSWMYRIATNEALSFLKQKSLKLGVSDGEYQERMVQNLQADVYFEGDEIQLKLQRAIATLPEKQKLIFNMKYFEELKYAEISEILDTSVGGLKASYHLAVKKIESFLKED, encoded by the coding sequence TTGATTGCAGAAGAAACCTTAATAAAGGAATTAAAGGCAAAGGAGACGCAGTCCACCGCCTTTGAAACGCTTGTAAGCAACTACAAGGAACGGCTATATTGGCACATCCGAAGAATTGTCTTGAACCATGATGATGCTGACGATGTATTGCAAAATACCTTCATTAAAGTGTATCGCAATATTGAGGGATTTAAAGGCGAGAGTAAGCTGTTTTCCTGGATGTATAGAATAGCCACCAATGAAGCCCTTAGTTTTTTAAAACAAAAAAGTCTCAAACTGGGAGTTTCGGATGGGGAATATCAAGAACGCATGGTACAAAATTTGCAGGCCGATGTATATTTTGAAGGGGATGAAATTCAGTTAAAGCTACAAAGGGCCATTGCTACCCTACCGGAAAAACAAAAACTGATTTTCAATATGAAGTATTTTGAAGAACTAAAGTATGCTGAAATATCGGAAATCTTGGATACATCGGTAGGCGGATTAAAAGCTTCGTACCATTTGGCGGTAAAAAAGATTGAAAGTTTTCTCAAAGAAGATTAA
- a CDS encoding ABC transporter ATP-binding protein — protein MDYFKKILRFAKPYRKYGYLNIFFNVLYALFSALSFAALIPMLDVLFDKTKQVFEAPKYEDLGHLKDYLQEYINYRVTAYSGDDEMKGLVLVIGLVLILFLFKNLFNYLAMFFITFLRNGVLKDIRNRMYEKVVELPISYYSEKRKGDVIARITSDVLEIQHSFLSILELIVREPLTILFTILIMFGISFKLTLFVFIFIPIAGMIISKIGKSLKRQSDNVQREQGEFLSIIEETLGGLRVIKAFNSESRFYKTFSSSTQRFFNFSNSLLNRQNLASPTGEFLGILVIGVLLWFGGKMVLIDKTLDASSFIAYMGLAYNILTPAKAISKASYGVKKGNAAAERVLEILETENPISEIETPVVKTDFNQEINLKNISFKYEDEYILKNFDLTVPKGSTVALVGQSGSGKSTIANLVTRFYDVNEGDINIDGINIKDLSKKSLRGLMGLVTQDSILFNDTVKNNIGLGKENASDEEIAEAAKIANAHDFIMELPQGYETNIGDSGNKLSGGQKQRLSIARAVLKNPPIMILDEATSALDTESERLVQDALEKMMKNRTSIVIAHRLSTIQNANTIVVLNKGEIVEQGTHEQLLSKKGTYNKLVEMQSLG, from the coding sequence ATGGATTATTTCAAAAAGATTCTTCGCTTTGCGAAACCATATCGCAAATACGGATATCTGAATATTTTTTTCAACGTACTATATGCCCTCTTCAGTGCCCTTTCCTTTGCGGCGTTGATTCCCATGTTGGATGTTCTTTTCGATAAGACCAAACAAGTCTTTGAAGCGCCTAAATATGAGGATTTAGGTCATTTAAAGGATTACCTCCAGGAATATATCAATTATAGAGTAACCGCCTATTCCGGGGATGATGAAATGAAGGGTTTGGTACTGGTAATTGGGCTGGTATTGATTCTTTTTCTTTTCAAGAATCTTTTTAATTACTTGGCGATGTTCTTTATTACCTTCTTGAGAAATGGTGTTTTGAAGGATATTAGAAATAGGATGTACGAAAAAGTGGTGGAACTACCTATCTCCTATTATTCCGAAAAAAGAAAAGGTGATGTCATTGCAAGGATAACTTCGGATGTTTTGGAAATTCAGCATTCCTTCCTATCCATTTTGGAGTTGATCGTACGTGAACCACTTACGATTCTTTTTACCATCCTGATTATGTTCGGTATTAGCTTTAAACTTACCCTGTTCGTGTTTATTTTCATTCCGATTGCAGGTATGATCATTTCTAAAATTGGTAAATCCTTAAAACGACAATCGGATAACGTACAGCGGGAGCAAGGGGAGTTTTTGTCAATAATCGAAGAAACCTTGGGAGGATTGCGAGTGATTAAGGCGTTTAACTCGGAATCCAGGTTCTATAAAACTTTTTCCAGTTCAACCCAACGTTTTTTCAACTTTAGTAATTCCTTACTAAATCGACAAAATTTAGCTTCCCCAACCGGTGAGTTTCTGGGTATTTTGGTTATTGGCGTACTACTTTGGTTTGGGGGTAAAATGGTATTGATAGACAAGACTTTGGATGCCTCCTCCTTTATTGCATATATGGGTTTGGCCTACAATATTCTTACTCCCGCAAAGGCTATCAGCAAAGCTTCCTACGGCGTCAAAAAAGGAAATGCCGCCGCAGAGCGTGTCTTGGAAATATTGGAAACTGAAAATCCAATTTCTGAAATAGAAACCCCGGTTGTTAAGACCGATTTTAATCAAGAAATCAATCTAAAAAATATATCCTTCAAATATGAAGACGAATATATATTGAAGAACTTTGACCTTACCGTACCCAAAGGTTCCACGGTTGCCCTAGTGGGACAATCCGGTAGTGGGAAAAGTACCATTGCCAATTTAGTGACCAGGTTTTATGACGTAAACGAAGGGGATATTAACATTGATGGCATCAACATAAAAGACCTTTCCAAAAAATCATTGAGAGGGTTGATGGGACTCGTTACACAAGACTCCATATTATTCAATGACACGGTGAAAAACAACATTGGCTTGGGAAAAGAAAATGCATCGGACGAAGAAATTGCTGAAGCCGCAAAAATAGCCAATGCCCACGATTTTATAATGGAACTGCCCCAAGGATACGAAACAAACATTGGGGACAGTGGTAACAAATTGAGTGGAGGACAAAAGCAACGCCTTTCCATCGCTAGGGCCGTATTGAAGAATCCGCCCATTATGATTTTGGACGAGGCAACATCCGCCTTGGATACCGAGAGCGAACGCTTGGTGCAGGACGCTTTGGAAAAAATGATGAAGAACAGAACTTCCATCGTAATTGCACACCGACTTTCCACCATCCAGAACGCTAACACTATTGTAGTATTGAACAAAGGAGAAATCGTGGAGCAAGGTACCCATGAGCAACTTTTAAGCAAAAAGGGGACGTACAATAAGTTGGTCGAAATGCAGTCGCTGGGTTAA
- a CDS encoding phospho-sugar mutase has translation MDKILDTAKSWLTDFFDPKVKEEIQHLIDNDTEELKDRFYKNMEFGTGGMRGVMGVGTNRINKYTLGKSTQGLSNYLKKVYEGEDIKVVIAYDCRHNSDTLARTVAEVFSANGIHVNLFSELRTTPELSFAVRHLKCHAGIVLTASHNPPEYNGYKVYWTDGGQIVPPQDGEIIAEINSLSFEDINFKANESLIKIIDKEVDEAFFEASVKNGSVNAKGKNDFKIVFTSLHGTSITAIPEVLKRAGYENVTIIEEQAKPDGSFPTVQSPNPEEPEALSMAIKKAEEIGADMVVGTDPDSDRLGIAVRNLDGEMQIVNGNQAMVMMTKFLLENRKKQGFKGNEFTATTIVSTPMVKAMADAYGVEYKTSLTGFKWIGKMIKDFPESEFLGGGEESFGYMVGDFVRDKDAVTSTLLACEIATQAKANGSSFFKDLIDCYVDYGFYKEHLISLTKKGMSGAEEIKQMLKDFKENPVESVAGSKVKWIEDYNTSMAKNVLTGEEKAIDIPKSNVLIYETEDGTRIAARPSGTEPKVKFYISTNTRLDKAENFKAVSAQLDAKIKSIVSELNLG, from the coding sequence ATGGATAAGATCCTTGATACCGCCAAAAGTTGGCTCACAGACTTTTTTGACCCGAAGGTGAAGGAAGAAATACAGCACCTTATCGACAATGACACCGAGGAGCTAAAGGACCGTTTTTATAAAAATATGGAATTTGGAACTGGTGGTATGAGAGGCGTCATGGGCGTTGGAACCAATCGCATTAACAAATATACTCTTGGCAAAAGCACGCAGGGACTAAGTAATTATTTGAAAAAAGTTTATGAAGGGGAGGATATTAAAGTGGTCATTGCGTACGATTGCCGGCATAATAGCGATACATTGGCCAGAACGGTCGCCGAAGTTTTTTCGGCGAACGGAATCCATGTGAATCTATTTTCGGAACTACGTACCACGCCGGAATTATCATTTGCGGTAAGGCATCTAAAATGTCATGCCGGTATCGTACTCACCGCATCCCATAATCCACCAGAATACAACGGGTATAAGGTATATTGGACGGATGGCGGACAAATTGTCCCCCCTCAGGATGGTGAAATCATTGCTGAAATCAATAGTCTCAGTTTTGAGGACATCAACTTTAAGGCCAACGAAAGCCTTATCAAGATCATTGACAAGGAGGTGGACGAAGCTTTTTTTGAAGCATCGGTGAAAAATGGAAGTGTCAACGCAAAAGGCAAAAATGACTTTAAAATTGTCTTTACCTCACTTCATGGAACATCCATAACAGCTATTCCGGAAGTATTAAAAAGAGCTGGGTATGAAAATGTAACTATTATTGAGGAACAGGCCAAACCGGATGGTTCCTTTCCAACGGTACAATCGCCCAACCCAGAAGAACCCGAAGCATTATCCATGGCCATAAAAAAGGCTGAGGAAATTGGTGCGGACATGGTGGTAGGTACCGACCCTGATAGTGATAGATTGGGCATAGCGGTTCGTAATTTGGACGGCGAGATGCAAATCGTTAATGGAAACCAAGCCATGGTCATGATGACCAAGTTTCTCTTGGAGAATAGAAAAAAACAAGGTTTTAAAGGAAATGAGTTCACGGCCACAACCATAGTATCCACTCCCATGGTAAAGGCCATGGCAGATGCCTATGGTGTTGAATATAAGACCTCCTTGACCGGATTTAAATGGATCGGTAAGATGATAAAGGATTTTCCGGAATCCGAATTTCTTGGTGGCGGGGAAGAAAGTTTCGGCTACATGGTAGGCGATTTTGTACGGGACAAGGATGCCGTTACTTCCACCCTATTGGCCTGTGAAATTGCTACCCAAGCGAAAGCCAATGGCAGTTCCTTTTTTAAAGACCTGATTGATTGCTACGTAGATTATGGATTTTACAAGGAACACCTAATATCCCTTACCAAAAAGGGAATGAGTGGTGCTGAAGAAATCAAGCAGATGTTAAAGGACTTTAAGGAAAATCCTGTGGAATCCGTTGCAGGATCCAAGGTCAAATGGATAGAGGATTACAACACATCCATGGCCAAAAATGTATTGACGGGGGAAGAGAAAGCGATAGACATTCCAAAATCCAACGTATTGATATATGAAACCGAAGATGGTACCCGCATTGCCGCAAGACCTAGTGGTACGGAACCCAAGGTGAAATTTTATATCAGTACGAACACAAGGTTAGACAAAGCAGAAAACTTTAAAGCTGTTTCCGCTCAGTTGGATGCAAAAATCAAAAGCATTGTAAGCGAGCTTAATTTAGGTTAA
- a CDS encoding glycosyltransferase family 2 protein, with translation MQLSIVIPLLNEEESLKELHDWIVSVMQSNHFSYEILFVDDGSTDESWNIISQLSELNSHVKGIRFLKNFGKSQALHAGFKAAKGDVVITMDADLQDNPEEIPELYQLIQSKEYDLISGWKKKRYDSLIFKNLPSKLFNWAAKKTSGVKLHDFNCGLKAYNKSVIKNIEVSGEMHRYIPVLAKNAGFNKIGEKVVKHQARKYGKTKFGMERFINGFLDLITIWFVSRFGKRPMHLFGALGVLMFIIGFGFALYLGIDKLFLNPYGRLITDRPEFYISLVSMVIGTQLFLAGFIGEIITRSKRNEPRYHISEELNLNTEQTQYSL, from the coding sequence ATGCAACTATCCATAGTTATTCCCTTACTGAACGAGGAAGAATCCCTCAAAGAACTTCATGATTGGATTGTATCCGTGATGCAATCCAATCATTTTTCTTATGAAATACTATTCGTTGATGATGGTAGCACGGACGAATCTTGGAATATTATTTCGCAACTTTCAGAACTAAATTCCCATGTTAAAGGAATTCGGTTTCTTAAAAACTTCGGGAAATCACAAGCGCTACATGCAGGATTTAAGGCTGCTAAAGGGGATGTCGTCATCACCATGGACGCGGATTTGCAGGACAATCCAGAGGAAATTCCAGAATTATACCAACTTATTCAATCCAAGGAATACGATTTAATCTCTGGTTGGAAAAAGAAACGCTACGACTCCCTTATATTTAAAAACCTACCTTCCAAACTTTTTAACTGGGCTGCAAAAAAAACATCAGGCGTAAAACTACATGATTTCAATTGCGGATTGAAGGCCTACAACAAATCGGTAATAAAAAACATAGAAGTATCGGGTGAAATGCACCGATACATCCCAGTTTTGGCAAAAAATGCAGGGTTCAATAAAATCGGAGAAAAAGTAGTAAAGCACCAGGCCAGAAAATACGGAAAGACCAAATTTGGTATGGAACGTTTTATTAATGGCTTTTTGGATTTGATCACCATTTGGTTCGTTTCCCGTTTTGGAAAACGCCCCATGCATCTTTTCGGCGCCTTGGGAGTTTTGATGTTCATTATAGGTTTCGGTTTCGCCCTCTATTTAGGAATCGATAAACTTTTTTTAAACCCCTATGGTCGATTGATTACGGATAGGCCGGAATTCTATATTTCACTGGTATCCATGGTCATTGGCACCCAGTTGTTCTTGGCCGGATTTATAGGGGAAATCATTACACGATCCAAAAGAAATGAACCGCGTTACCATATTTCCGAAGAATTGAATTTGAACACGGAACAAACACAATATTCTTTGTAA
- a CDS encoding DUF4199 domain-containing protein — MEENKPKTGQFALTYGAILGGISIIFGIMLYSADMHYQGGIAVMLISLALSIAGIVLAMIQFKKANGGFMSFAQALKVGVGVSLIAGIIGIIFNQLMANVIDPDMMNKAMEFQRNQLTETTSMTPEQIDAQMEMGKKFSTPTMQIVFGLVFSLFFGFIISLISGLILKKQEE; from the coding sequence ATGGAAGAAAATAAACCAAAAACTGGGCAGTTTGCCTTAACCTATGGCGCCATACTTGGAGGTATAAGCATAATCTTTGGTATTATGCTTTATTCTGCGGATATGCATTACCAAGGAGGCATCGCGGTTATGTTAATCAGCTTAGCCCTTTCAATTGCCGGTATAGTCTTGGCCATGATTCAATTTAAAAAGGCAAATGGTGGTTTTATGTCCTTTGCCCAAGCCCTTAAAGTAGGTGTTGGGGTTAGCCTCATAGCCGGAATTATTGGAATTATTTTTAATCAATTGATGGCCAATGTAATTGATCCTGATATGATGAATAAGGCAATGGAATTTCAAAGAAATCAACTAACGGAGACCACCTCAATGACTCCAGAACAGATAGACGCTCAAATGGAAATGGGCAAAAAATTCTCGACTCCAACGATGCAAATAGTTTTTGGACTTGTATTTAGTCTCTTTTTTGGTTTTATAATCTCGCTTATTTCCGGGCTTATTCTAAAAAAACAGGAAGAATAG
- a CDS encoding type B 50S ribosomal protein L31, with translation MRKGIHPENYRLVAFKDMSNDDVFITKSTADTKETLEVDGVEYPLIKLEISRTSHPFYTGKAKFLDTAGRIDKFKNKYKKFSKSETKEEE, from the coding sequence ATGAGAAAAGGAATACACCCAGAAAATTATAGATTGGTAGCCTTCAAGGACATGTCCAATGACGATGTGTTCATTACCAAATCTACAGCGGATACAAAAGAAACTTTAGAAGTTGATGGCGTTGAATATCCATTGATAAAATTGGAGATTTCAAGAACGTCACATCCATTCTACACAGGAAAGGCCAAATTTTTGGATACGGCTGGTAGAATTGATAAGTTCAAGAACAAATACAAGAAATTCTCTAAATCTGAAACGAAAGAAGAGGAATAG